The genomic interval AAACTTGTTGTTTTCCTAAAGATACTGGAGCGTTTGTAAATGCAGTAGGAGCAGCAACTTCAACTCCATTTAAAGTAATTTTACCTGTTACAAGATTAAATAAATAAGTATTGCTAGCATTATAACCAGAATCTCTTTCGTTTCTGTCGCTTGAGTCAAAAGCCAAACCATCTTTATTAACTAAAATTCCCGTATTGTTTGTTAAATTTTTACCTTTTGTCTGATAGAAATCAAATGAACTAGTTGGCGTACCAAAATTAGCTACAAACTCTTTACGGGTTCTAATACCAAACCATCCACCATCCATACCTTGTGCAGCACTATCCATACTACCTCCGATAGAAGCATGAAGAATAAAACTCATTCCTCCACCTGTTGCTCTAATTGCATTTCCATCACTAATAATTGGAAAAATAAATTCATTCTGAGCTCCATTTGTATTGTTATCCGCAGAGAATAAATTACGATAAGGAATGTTAGCAAAAGTATATCCAGAATTAATAACCTCGCTAGCTAAAGTAGCTGCTTCATTATTTCTCTCAGTTCCTGTGTATACTTTAGAGTTTAAATAAATTTGAGCCAATAAAAATTTAGCAGCAACTTTATCTACTCTTCCATATTCATTTGTTTTAGGAGCTGCAAGACTATTATCCAAATCTTTCAATTCAGATTCTACAAAAGCAAAAACTTCTGCTCTTGATTTCTGCACAGGATAAAAGAATCCAACAGGATCTGCTTCAGTAGTAATAGGCACATTACCAAACAAATCCATTAAATTTACATAAGAAAAAGCTCTTAAAAAACGTGCTTCTGCTCTAAAAGTTGCAATTTCAGCTTTTAAATTAGCATCAACGCCTCTTTCGTTCAATTTTTCCTCAGTAGTTTGTCTTAAGAACTCATTAGCAACGCTAATATGGTAAAATGCTCTTGAATAAGTTCCATATAAAAACTCATTTGCTGGTGACCAAGTCTGCGTATTTAATGTTGGTAAAGTACCATCAGCCCAAGCAATAACTGCCTCGTCTGTACTAAATTCCTGAGTTACAAAAAGCAAACGTAAGTAACTGCTAAAATCCCCACTTAGTCCTGCAATATCTGCTTGTCCATCACCATCATTACCTCCTACATAAAGTCCAGCATATAATTTTGCCAATACTTCTTTATAAGATTTTGGATCCTGAAAGAAAGTTTCAGAAAGAAACTCATCATCATCTTTTGGTGTAACGTTTAAATCGTCAGTACACGAAGTAAGCGTCATACTTATCCCTAAAATAAATAGGAAGAAATAAGATATATATTTAAATGATATTTTCATTTTGTATGTTTTAAAAATTGTTTTTTCAATGTACTAATTAGAAACTCGCATTTACTCCAAACAAGTAAGTTCTTGCTCTTGGATAAACGTTACCATCAATTCCGTTGAATTTCTCTGGATCTAATCCATCATATTTTGTAAGTACAAAAACATTTTGAACACCCGCAGAGAATCTTAAAGAAACATCTTTTAATAAAGATTTATCTAAAGTGTATCCTAGAGTTACGTTGTCTAATTTGATGAAAGAAGCATCTTTTACATAATAATTAGATAAATAACGTTGTGTTCCATTATCCTCAAAAGTAAATCCAGTATTTAAATAATCTGAACTCACGTTAGATAAGTCTGTTTGTCTTCTTAAAGCAGCATCTGAATATCCCATGTTAGAATTTACGTTATCAAAAATGTAATTTCCTAGACTTGCTCTCCAGTTCATTGTAAAATCAAACTTTTTATAGTTTAAAGTAGAGAAAAGTCCAAAAGTGTAATCTGCTGTTGGTTTTTTATATCTGTAACGATCTGCATCGTCAATTTTACCATCGCCATTTCTATCTACATAAGCTCCAGCAATTGGTTTTTTATTAGCATCATATAACTGCTCGTATACAAAGAATGAGTTTGGAGCAAAACCAACTGTGTTAATTAGAATTTTATTTCCATTTCCACCTTTAATATTATCTCCTACAGTATAACCTTCAAAACCAGGAACTGTCTGACCTAAGTTTTCAATTTTTTGATCTAGGTAAGTAGCATTAACAGCAACATTCCAAGTTAAGTTATCATTTTTAACAACATCAGATTGCAAGCTAAACTCAAGACCTTTTGTTCTTAAATTACCAATATTATTAAATCCTTGGTTTCTTAAGTTAGCTCCATCCGGAACTAATACGTCCGCTAATAAATCAGATGATTTTTTATCAAAGTAGTTAATAGTACCTGTAATTCTATCATGTAAGAATCCAAAGTCAACCCCTACATTCATCTCTGCTAATTCTTCCCATTTAATATTTTGGTTGTATCCTTCTGGTCTAGCAGCTGAGTAAATAACACCACCAAAAACGTATTGTGTATTAATTGTTCCAAGCGTTACTCTTCGCAAATAATCATACTGAGCAGAAATATCTTGCTGTCCAGTTGTACCGTAACCAACTCTTAATTTTAAACTAGAAAGTGTTTCATTATCTTTTAAGAAAGATTCTTCAGCGATATTCCACGCAAAGGCACCTCCCATAAAATTACCCCATCTGTTTTCTTCAGAAAAACGAGAAGTTCCGTCTCTTCTATAGTTTAAAGTCAATAAATATCTACTATCCCAACCTAAATTTAAACGTCCAAAGAACGATTGCAAATTGATGTCTGGATCAGTAATAACGTCTTCGTTTCTAGTTTCAACAGGCTGAGTAAGTGCTCCTGATTGGTATTTTTCTTTTTGGAACAACTGATAATTGTAACCCGCAGTAGCATCCAATTTAAGTTTTCCTAAACTTTTAGTGTAAACAAAATAGGTGTTTAA from Flavobacterium sp. YJ01 carries:
- a CDS encoding RagB/SusD family nutrient uptake outer membrane protein; this translates as MKISFKYISYFFLFILGISMTLTSCTDDLNVTPKDDDEFLSETFFQDPKSYKEVLAKLYAGLYVGGNDGDGQADIAGLSGDFSSYLRLLFVTQEFSTDEAVIAWADGTLPTLNTQTWSPANEFLYGTYSRAFYHISVANEFLRQTTEEKLNERGVDANLKAEIATFRAEARFLRAFSYVNLMDLFGNVPITTEADPVGFFYPVQKSRAEVFAFVESELKDLDNSLAAPKTNEYGRVDKVAAKFLLAQIYLNSKVYTGTERNNEAATLASEVINSGYTFANIPYRNLFSADNNTNGAQNEFIFPIISDGNAIRATGGGMSFILHASIGGSMDSAAQGMDGGWFGIRTRKEFVANFGTPTSSFDFYQTKGKNLTNNTGILVNKDGLAFDSSDRNERDSGYNASNTYLFNLVTGKITLNGVEVAAPTAFTNAPVSLGKQQVWVDKRLYAYTPGQALDITNTSTFTDGYAITKFTNVKSNGTAAQRTDIPDTDFPMFRVSDAYLMYAEATVRGASTGNLGTALGYINQIRTRANAPTVSTADLTLDFILAERGRELYWECHRRTDLIRFGKFTGGDKIWQWKGGVQSGTATASFRDLMPIPAKTIQANPTLKQNPGY